The following are encoded in a window of Candidatus Nitrosotalea sinensis genomic DNA:
- a CDS encoding DNA-binding protein — protein MTEEDKELELLKAKRMLEMQKNISQRQRIEDVKPVSAPQVSARDVVLKQLGYRGEEVLQNAEAQFPNETRVVVEKLAELIKGGDIAEIIDGGKLLALFRSVGIRVRMNTTISVEQDGKMVSWSDKLKGDSKSLSESSSEEIPDVS, from the coding sequence TTGACAGAAGAGGACAAGGAACTAGAACTACTCAAGGCAAAAAGGATGCTTGAGATGCAAAAAAACATCTCACAAAGACAACGAATTGAGGATGTCAAACCTGTATCTGCACCACAAGTATCAGCAAGAGATGTTGTGTTAAAGCAACTTGGATACAGGGGAGAAGAAGTATTGCAAAATGCCGAGGCTCAGTTTCCAAATGAGACTCGCGTTGTAGTTGAAAAACTTGCAGAGCTTATCAAAGGTGGAGATATTGCAGAAATTATTGATGGGGGAAAATTACTTGCACTGTTTCGCTCTGTTGGCATAAGAGTGAGAATGAATACTACAATCAGTGTAGAGCAGGATGGAAAGATGGTCTCTTGGTCTGACAAGCTAAAAGGTGATAGTAAATCCTTGTCCGAGTCTTCAAGTGAAGAGATACCTGATGTGTCATAA